Genomic DNA from Haloplanus sp. HW8-1:
TATGATGGCTGTGAAACGGATCGATACGTGTTCAAATACTGTATTATAGGTTCTTACGCCCCAAATCCGATTATGAAAATTCAGTAAGAGCGATACTCTCGCAGCCTGTCTACGACTCAGCTGGGCTGCGAAGAATATCCAGTGTTCTCCGTCCTCTTCAGACGGCTGGAAGTCCCACTCATCAGTGACGGTGAAGCCAGCGTTCTGCAGATGCCTGCGTGTTGCATCCGCTCCGGCGATGCGCCACTGCTCTCACGATACACCCGTTGTTCAGATTTTAGCTTATTTTTCAAGTAGAGAACGAAGCACGTATACCCGGCCCTCACATATGTAAATCGTGGATAAAATCAACGTCACTGACATAGCGGATCAACTGGCCGAGGACGGGGAGATGGAAACCGAGGCAATGCGTGCAGTGTCGTTCAGCCTCCAAGTGATGCGGTTCGAGCCGGGCGACGAGGACCCGATGCACGCGCACGCTGAGGAAGAGATTTACCGTATCGACACGGGCGAGGCGACGCTCGTGACCGACGACGAGTCGGTGGAGGTGGAGCCGGGTGACGTTGTCCATCTCCGTCCTGGGACAGACCACCAGTTCACCGATTTCGAGGGCGAGTTCGTGGTCACGGTTATGTACGCACCCGCCGAAGGCTCTCAGGCAACGTAACAACAGGTCGCAGCTATACCTGTAGCCCCATTGAGTACGTCCCTCCAGCGTCGTCCCTAACGGCCAGTTCGATCCTATCTACCGAACCAGATCCAACGGTCTGCTGAGTACACCCTCTATACGCAGCACGGCAAGCGTGCCAAATAGCGTGAATTTCAACGGGTCTGCCTACTCCGATCGGTTGGAAACGGGGGTGAACTTGAGACCAACCTTGATATGTACACAAACCCATACACAAAACACGGATGGCTTCGAAAAATATCGGTATCAAGGAGGAGGTCTACGAGCGGCTGAAAGCGCACAAACGCGGCGACGAGAGCTTCAGTGAGACGCTCGACCGCCTCCTCCACGAACTCGATTCCGATTGGCGGACCAACGCCGGGTTTCTCTCTCGTCAAGCGGCTGCCGACCTCGAAGCAGAGGTTGAGCGAGGCTTCGAGGACCTCGATGATGCGTTCGATGAACGCAGCGACGGCATCGACGAGCAGCTTTCAGGGGAATCGTGAAGCTCGTCGACGCGTCGTTTCTCATCGACTACGCCCGAGGTGACGACGCCGCAATCGCGTATTTAGCTGCCCACGACGAGGAAGAGATCGGTGCATCGACCGTCGTCCTCTCCGAACTCTATCGCGGGTTGATGATCACCCAAGATATGACACAGGAGGAGGCGATGTCGAAGTACGAGTGGGTAGAGCCGGTACCGTTCACGAACGAAACGGCTGCAGAAGCCGCCGAAATCTACGTCGAACTCCGTGCCGACGGCGAACTGATCAACCGGAGCGACATCTACATCGCTGGAACTGCTCGCTCGCTCGGTGTGTCGCTGGTCGTGAACGACAATCATTTCACTGCTATCGAGGACCTAGAAGTCGAGATGTACCGGGAATAACCTCTTTTGATAGCATCTGGCTTCGTTGATTTCCCTGGTTGCTGATAGTTCTCAGACGGTGTGCTACAGACGAGGGGTATCGTATTGTATTATTAGTGTATTCTAGTTTACACTCCACGATGACCGAGTGCTGCATCCGGGCTCTGTATTCAGCACGCGGGTCCTACCAGATACAGAGTGCCTCCGTACCACATACTAGCAAAAAATGGACCAGCTGCGCCGAGCGCCTCAGATATTTTCGAGATACCCCCGTCGCTGCTCTAGTTTCACCTGCTCAGTCCGCTGGTCGTAATGCTTATCCAGCACGTCCCGACTCACGTTCATCCGGTCGCTCACTACCTCGACAGGAATATCCTGAGTCAGATAGTGGGTGATACTCCCCCGCCGAACCGCATGCGGATTCACGGCTTCGGGACACCGCTCCGAGAGACTCCCGGTACAGTCCGGGCAGGATTCGTTCCGGAAACACGGTGAGGTTACTTTGTACACGGTCCGGCGTATCGAAGCCCGGGACATTCGGCCATGAGAGGTCGTGAATAGCGGGTCACGCCCGTGGTCGTCGGGGACATCCTTCCGGATTCTCTCGATGTAGGCGCCAAGAGCGTCGGCGAAATCGGCGGTGATGGCGATGGGCCGCTCACCACCGGACCCGTTTTTCAGCGTCGCCCCTTCGCTGGGCCTGTGGACGAGTTGTAACTGCTCTTCGGCGAGGTCGACGTCGTCGACGTCAAGTCCGTGAGCCGCGCCGATCCGCATTCCGGACTCCCAGAGGAGCCCCAGCATCGCGTGCTCGACTGAGGCGTAGTGGAAGGTCGACAGGTACTCTAGGATCTCCTTGGCCGTCTCGGCGTCGAGCGTCTCGTCGGCCTGCTGGTCGTCGGGTGAGACCCGCGGCACCATCACCTTGTCGTAGAGATTCTCCGGCACGGCTTCGATGGAGCCACACCACTTGATGAAGACGCGCAACGAGCACATGTAGTTGTTGAGCGTCATGAGATTGATGTCGCCACTCTCCTTCCGCCAGAGCCGGAGGGCCTGGAGGTCACGCCCCGTGAGGTCGTTCAGATTGTCGACGTCGTTCTCCTCGCACCACGCGACGAATTCGTTCGTGTGGTACCGATGATTGCGCACCGTCGACTCGGTGCATTCGGTCTCCTTGTGGTCGAGGAACAGTTGCTGCGCGGTTCGAGGGTCGATCGGTTCTAGCTCGCTCTTTCGGGATTCCATGGTTATTCTGGAGTCCCGGTAGAAGGCTCGAAACGTCTGGAATCGGGCGCGAAGGGAACCAGCGAGGTCGGATCTCTTTCCGCCCCAACCCACTCAGTTGCGTAACGCTCCTGAGTGATAAGTGGGGTGTGAAGTGACCACACACTCGGACACCTCCCCTCTCTCCACGTACCTCCCTCCGAAGGTGTCGCTGTTCGTTCGACAGACATTTGGGCACTTACTTGTCGCCGCCGTGAGTCGATCCGGTATGGACCGTCGCTACGTGGTCGGCCTCGCCGTTGCACTCGTAGCAACCGGTATCGGCGCGCTCGCTTTCACGGCCGTCTGGTCTCCACACGCAACCGTGCCCGATTCCGACCGGCCGTATCCCGCAGGGGCAGGCCCACACCACATCAACTTCTCCGCGCTCGGGACGGACGATACGAACGTTTCGCACACTCCTCGTGAGTACTGGGACTCGTACGCCATCGTCTACACCGCACCTCCCGAACGACGACTCGTGGAAGGGGATTATTACATCGATTCCGCCACGGGGGCGATCATCGCCCAGCGCTGGCAGAACGCCACCGTGTATATCAACGGAACGACCTACGCGTTCGTCCAACCTGCCGACAGCATCCCGGAGCACCAACGCGAACAGTTCGCGTCGGATCCACAGTTCGTCTACGACGACACCACCGACGCGTACTACAGATACGATCCACACTACGGACAGATTGCCCCCACGAACATCGGTCGGCATACGATGATACTCGAAGCGTACGCGTGGGAGGCGACCGATACGACGACCCACCACGGCGTACCGGTTATCACGTACAGAGCAACCGGAACGCGTCCAGACTCCCAAGTCCCACCGACGATCGACGGAACGCTCCGACTCGGTGTCGAGGACGGCGTGGTATACGCGTTCGATCTCACGCTGGACGCGGGCGAGGAGACGTATCACTACACCTACGACGTGGCGCCCGCTCCATTCCCGGAGCATGAGTGGGTCGATACGGCACGGAATCTCGCTGCAAACGCCACCGACAGCCGTTCCGAACAGTAACACTCCGACCGACTTGATGGCACCGTGCCACGTCCGCGGGAGCGTCTCTTCCCCCCGGAGCGGTTCTCCGACCGTCCGCCGGGGCCCTTACCGATTCGTGATCCGAGACCGGAACTGCGGTCGTCCTTCGACTCCCAAATCCGTCGCCAGTAGTGCGCCTGCGGCGCGTCCCAGTTCGGCCTTCGAACGTCGCTCGTAGTAGCCGAGCCCCGTCGTAACGTACGCGGTCTCGTAGTTCTCACCGCCGAAGGTCAGGCTGGCAACCGTCTCTGCGGGACAGGAAACTTTCTCGACGACCGTGCCCGAGTCGTCGTATCGGACCAGTTGTCCACCGTTCCACTCCGCCGACCAGACGTGTCCGGTCGTGTCGACGGCGAGCCCATCCGGAAGGCCATCACCGTGGTCGACTTCGGCGAACACGGTTCGATCGGAGAGTTGCCCGGACGTCTCCTCGTAGGCGTACCGTCGGATGCGATTCGCCTTCGATTCCGTGAGATACAGCGCGTCCCGTTCGGTCGTGAACCCAAGTCCATTCGGGAGGGCCAGATCGTCGATCAGGCGGTGATACGTCCCATCGGGGTCGAGACGGTAGAGCCGGCCCGGATGACGGTCCGTCGGCATCGTCCCGGCGAACACGCGCCCGGCGGGATCGGCGATGACGTCATTGAAGCGGGTGTCGGCCTCCTCGGTGATGTCGAGGACGGGGGTGGCGTCCCACGTCTCCGTGTCGAGGCGACGAACGACGCCACCGTCTTCGAACAGTAACAGGCTGCCGTCCGCTTCCACCGTGATACCGGCGATGAGGTCGGACTCGAACACGTGAGCGTGTTCGTCCGTCTCCGGCCGATATCGAAACAACGAGCCTGCGGGGACGTCGATCCAGTAAAGCGCCTCGTCGTCGGGGTGCCAGATCGGCCCCTCCGCTACCTGGCAGCCGTAGTCGGCGACGACCGTAATGTCGTGACTCACGCTTGGAACCGCATATCGCCACGGTGTTGAATCTCCTGCACGGCCTTCCGGCGATGGACGCCGTCGTCGGCCCGGGGTCGGGGCCGTCGAGTCCCCGAGGAGGGTTCACAGGCGGACCGTCGCCACCGCTCCGTTCCTGTCGGTCGGCGCGGTCATCCGATCGCTATTCGAGGGAGACCTCGATGTCGGGTGGCAGCGGCAGTCCGCGTTGCTTGCGTGCTGCCATCGCTCGACGGAACTCCTCTCGGATCCGGGGTCGCTCCGACGTCTCCAGTTCGTCGATGTCGAACTCGCCTTCCTTGCCTCCCTTCGACACCCACGCGGCCATCCAGACCCGCTCGGTGCCGGTGTTTCCGACCGTGTGCATACAGCCGGTCGGGAAGAACGCACAGTCGAACTGACGCATCGTGACGTCTCGGTACTCGGTCTGAAGGCGGGCCTCGCCGTTCAATACCCAGTAGATCTCCTCCGTCGGCCCCTCGTTCTCGAAGTGGCCGTGAAACCCGATGTACGACCCCGGGTCCAGTCGGATGACGACGCTCTGTGAGATCCAGTTGCTGTCCGGAAACGCGTAAATCCAATCCGGACGATCGTCGGTGGCGGCGATCTCCGGCGTCGCGATGAACATCTTGGGCCGGGTCTCGGCGAATCGCGAAATCGACGGCTCCGGACGTCCGTCGTCGGGGTCGCCCTCGTACGCGCCGCGGTCAGGCGGCGTCGCGAGACCGCGTTCCGACCGGGCGGCGTGTATCCGCTCGTACTCCTCCCGGGCGCCCGGTCGGTCCACGGGTTCGAGGGCCGAAGCCTCGGCGAGTTCGTGGTCGCCGACGGACGCCCACCAGCCGAGCCACAGCGTGTCCGTCCCGGTGTTACCCAACTGGTACGCCGTACTCGGAGGCAGGAGGACGGAGTCGAACCGCTCCAGTGGCTCGTCGGCGCGTTCCGTCCGGAGGACACCTCGCCCCGAAAAGACGGTCAGACACTTCTCGTACGGACCCTCGACGGACTCCCGGTGTGACTGGAAGTCGGTGTACTCGCCCGGTTCCAGCTTCAACAGCCCGCCGTCGTCGAACCACCGCGAGGAGTCGTACCCGTACTCCCACGACAGGTAGTCGGTGTCCGCGCCGATCGGTGAGGCCTCGTGTCTCGTGGGACGCAGATCCTCGAACCGGACGACGGTTGCCTCCGGGGACTGATTCTCGAAGGGATCGCCGCTGAACTCGATATCCATATGATACCGTTCAGACACATCCACGGTAACAATCTACTGGAACCGTTCGTATTACTGTCACTACGGGTCGTCCGGCGACGGTGACTCCGAGACTGGACGGATGCAGCGTCACGATAGCCTTGTGGAGAGGTTCCGGAGGAGCCGTCCCCCGGCCAGTTGGAAGATCAGCGGTGCTGACTGTACCATAATCATGTCTACGCCGCGGTCGTGGAGTTGGACCACCCGGTCTTCGAGCGTGTCCAACGAGTACGTGAACTCCTCTCCGGTGCCGTGGAAACTCGGGTTCGCTCCGATGACGGTGTTCGTCGATTCGCCGAGTCTGACGACTTCGTCGACGAACTCCCAGACTCGCGGGTCGTTCCAGTCGGGACGGTCCTCCCCGGTCAACACCTGCATCGCGTCGTTGAGAGCGACGAAGCAGTAGTTCACCTCCGGATTGTCCATCACCGCTTCGAGGTCTTCGATCGCCCCCTCGGATTCGACGTGGGGGATGATGTTGGCCTGCATCCCCTCCCTGTCCGCCGACCTCTCGGTGTCGAACGGCAGCAACTCGTCGTACGGGAAGATATGGGACTCCTTCTTGTAGTCTTCGTGCGCGAGTGGGAGTACCTGCTCGATCTCCTCTTTCCCCGAGTGGGAGAGCATCACGTAGTTGGCCCCCATCCCGATGTTACGGCTCACGTTCGCGACGACGTG
This window encodes:
- a CDS encoding cupin domain-containing protein, which translates into the protein MDIEFSGDPFENQSPEATVVRFEDLRPTRHEASPIGADTDYLSWEYGYDSSRWFDDGGLLKLEPGEYTDFQSHRESVEGPYEKCLTVFSGRGVLRTERADEPLERFDSVLLPPSTAYQLGNTGTDTLWLGWWASVGDHELAEASALEPVDRPGAREEYERIHAARSERGLATPPDRGAYEGDPDDGRPEPSISRFAETRPKMFIATPEIAATDDRPDWIYAFPDSNWISQSVVIRLDPGSYIGFHGHFENEGPTEEIYWVLNGEARLQTEYRDVTMRQFDCAFFPTGCMHTVGNTGTERVWMAAWVSKGGKEGEFDIDELETSERPRIREEFRRAMAARKQRGLPLPPDIEVSLE
- a CDS encoding cupin domain-containing protein, whose protein sequence is MDKINVTDIADQLAEDGEMETEAMRAVSFSLQVMRFEPGDEDPMHAHAEEEIYRIDTGEATLVTDDESVEVEPGDVVHLRPGTDHQFTDFEGEFVVTVMYAPAEGSQAT
- a CDS encoding SMP-30/gluconolactonase/LRE family protein, coding for MSHDITVVADYGCQVAEGPIWHPDDEALYWIDVPAGSLFRYRPETDEHAHVFESDLIAGITVEADGSLLLFEDGGVVRRLDTETWDATPVLDITEEADTRFNDVIADPAGRVFAGTMPTDRHPGRLYRLDPDGTYHRLIDDLALPNGLGFTTERDALYLTESKANRIRRYAYEETSGQLSDRTVFAEVDHGDGLPDGLAVDTTGHVWSAEWNGGQLVRYDDSGTVVEKVSCPAETVASLTFGGENYETAYVTTGLGYYERRSKAELGRAAGALLATDLGVEGRPQFRSRITNR
- a CDS encoding PIN domain-containing protein, whose protein sequence is MKLVDASFLIDYARGDDAAIAYLAAHDEEEIGASTVVLSELYRGLMITQDMTQEEAMSKYEWVEPVPFTNETAAEAAEIYVELRADGELINRSDIYIAGTARSLGVSLVVNDNHFTAIEDLEVEMYRE
- a CDS encoding tyrosine-type recombinase/integrase; translation: MESRKSELEPIDPRTAQQLFLDHKETECTESTVRNHRYHTNEFVAWCEENDVDNLNDLTGRDLQALRLWRKESGDINLMTLNNYMCSLRVFIKWCGSIEAVPENLYDKVMVPRVSPDDQQADETLDAETAKEILEYLSTFHYASVEHAMLGLLWESGMRIGAAHGLDVDDVDLAEEQLQLVHRPSEGATLKNGSGGERPIAITADFADALGAYIERIRKDVPDDHGRDPLFTTSHGRMSRASIRRTVYKVTSPCFRNESCPDCTGSLSERCPEAVNPHAVRRGSITHYLTQDIPVEVVSDRMNVSRDVLDKHYDQRTEQVKLEQRRGYLENI
- a CDS encoding antitoxin VapB family protein translates to MASKNIGIKEEVYERLKAHKRGDESFSETLDRLLHELDSDWRTNAGFLSRQAAADLEAEVERGFEDLDDAFDERSDGIDEQLSGES